The window TATTTCCATGTGTTTTGTCCACTTATAGATTGTTAATTACCAGTAGATCACACTGGCCTCAGTGATAAAATGCTTTGTCATTTACTGCATCACtccatttaaatgtattacatcCTCTTGTGTTAGTTTGCTACTCACCATGCTTGTTCTACATGACTTCCCATTACAAAACGAATGTGGCTAGATGTGCTTGGACTGGTGTGCAAACAGCAGCTCTTCTCAAAGGCGTTTGATGTGAGCAGATGTTTTCtatctgcagaaatgtaatGTGACAGAGCTGACCTCACCTCAGCCACAGAACAGGAGGAACACGCCGTAAATTAACAAAAGACGTTCCGCTACACAGCTACACGTCATATGCACTGTGTAAATGGtctgtgtgcacatgtgtgtgtgtgcgcatgtgtgtgtgtgtgtgtgtgtttttcaccagctgacagagagagagagaagacagaggggGGTGGGAAAAGATGGCTCAGAAAAGTGTAGAGAAACCCCAGGAGAGTGGAGCTGTGTGCCTGAAGGCAGACTCAtagagctgctctctgtagaCTAGTTCAAACTGACTTTAATGAAAGACTCCCTTCACTGCTTATTGAGCTTAAAGACAGACTCCAGCACCACagaaaaacactcacacacacctgctaCACACAGCTGACTTTATatcaatttacatttttatcaaatttacacagctgtaaaaaaaagtccTTAATGTCTGCAAAAATTGGTAGTGTATCAGTTTAGACACTTGGGATATATTAGAAGATGAGTTAATTCAAAGGTTTTTAAGATAAGATTTAATTGAAGGGCACAAATTTCTCTCAACAGAATGGATTTCAGATCATAAGGACCTTCTGCTGTCGTAGCCCAAACACCTCAAGGATCGACATTTTACATTCTGAGCTGCTTTTCTGCTCAGCATCGTTGTACAGAGTTGTTATCTGAGTCAGTCTTATCAGCATCAGTGGGCCAATGAGCTTATTTGTTCCAAAATGTAGACTAGTCATTGGCATATTAGTAACAGCAATAGTTTGTTAAACTAATACGAAAATCAGAGTCTCTGAATACCCCCACtgtaggggcagtcgtgggctggagcttggggaactggccctgtgaccggaagctTGCTgcttcaatccccagtgctgacagtccatgactgaggtgtccttgagcaagacacctaacccccaattgctcctctggcactgtggatagggctgcccaccgctccaggcaagtgtgctcacagcccctaatgtgtgtgtattcactagtgtgtatgtggtgtttcacttcacagatgggttaaatgcggaggtggaatttccccatttgtggaaTTTAAAAAGGAACTTTTACAATAGACTTTTTGTaacctattaaaaaaaaatcagaaagtgTCACATAATTTCCTTTTAGTAACACTGCTTTTTTAACGAGAGATGTAGAGATGTTTTAGATATACACTCAGGAACTTAGGAACAGTGTTCTATTACTGGGTAGGGCCTcgctttgctctcaaaacagcctcagttctTTGTGGCATGGATTAAACAAGAAATATTACTTGACTGCATCATGCAATTCCTGCAGTTTTTTTGGGTGCACTTTTatcccaaatgtgttttactggattcagatctggtgatGTGAAGGCCActaaagaacactgaactcGTTCATGAAAGCAGACTGAgatgacttttgctttgtggCATATTCCACCAGCCtgtccactgcagcctcagctttctgttcttggctggaAGAAGTGGAACCCGATgttgtcttctgctgttgtagcccattcGCCTCAAAGTTTGACATGTATTCTGATTTGCTTTTCTGTTCATCAcaattttagagaaactttagagactgtagtgtgtgtgtgtgtatacacgcACTGTTTTGGTATCAAAGTCAAAATGTCAATACTGGTCAAATTTTCAACAATGCCCAGCCCTAATGATCACATGGTCACTGGCCATTTCTGCTTTGAAAACACGTTCTTATATAGTCATGTCTCTAGAGGTGAGGTCACCCCAAGGGCCTTTTACAGCACAACactaaacaatacaaaacattaCAGCGCTGTCCGCCCCTCTGCCCAGCCCAGTCCAGTAAAAGGAGATCTGCTTACAGCCAAGAATCTTTTCCCTATgccttctctctcattcataaAAGGCTTGTCTTTACGATAATACCCCAATGGACTGCAAGGACTTTTCCATAAAGCAATTTCACGGGTGTAAATTACTTACTTTTATATGACGGTGACTCCCCCTACCTCTCCTGCTGCAAGTGGGGGACACATTGGGTAAAGGGTATCTGAAAGGTAGCTGCTATTATGGAAGGGATCCAAGTGATTAAACGGAACTGAAGGACAGAGGCctggcggagagagagagatggagagggggagagagctCGTCCTGCAGGCTAGCCCGAGGCTTCAGGAGAGAGCAGCCAGATTAAAGATGCCGTATTCCTTTTAATGCCCCCAAAGGCTGCTGACGACTCCAGCacggaaaaagagagagggagagagagaaagcacgcAAAGGGGCAGCTTCATTACCACTAAATCAATAGCGCAAGCAGGTCCTGATTGATTTAATGGCAGTGTAAGTGAAAGGGGTTAAAAAATAAGGCTCACCTGCACAACAGTGGCGCCAGGCAGAGCCAGGGGTGCAGTGTATTGATGGCAATGCAGATGAGCCCAGCTCATTAGGTTTTAAACAAGCAGAGAATGGGCCTGGAATCTGTACAGAATCCGTTTTAAATGGAGCAGGGGCTGGTCAGGTTTTTGACACGGTATTGGTGCATCAGTATCTTGCTATTTTACAACTGTACCTTACAAAGTAGCTCCAATAAGACTTTCAATATCAGAACAGATTCCTTCCTAGATCCTAGTtggttttttgcttctttttttttttttttttgcacaaatgttttaactttaataAGAAGCTTCTTGGAACATAAAGTTAATCTCTCTAATTAAACTTTTAACTACTTTTCACATGTGATGGAGATTTTGTTGCCTAAAATGGACAACAAGGTTGAGTTTATCTCCTCTGAGATTGCTCCACAGGCTTTCAGTATTCCATACCACCATACCAAAGTGTGGAAATGGTGAAGGTTAGAGCAAGGGTATGCCCACCGGGTGCAGCAAACAAGtcagaaaaacaacatattttgtctcaattttctgcagttatttgtTAGTTTTACATTTACTGGCACAGAAAGCAGTCAATGAGCTAAAGTCAATTATTATCGCCTCGGGATGGCTTATTAAACAATGTTATTAGTCCCTAATAGTTTTAATTACTGGTCTTCTTTTTGTATAAATCATTCTCCTCAAGGAACTCTTTTTTTATGAAAGCACTATTTGTGGCTGCAATTAAACTAAGAATATAAATTTACGACTTTGCTCAGATTCTCAACATTTTGGCTTCACAGAGAAATGATTAATGCAAGTACATATTGGTTGAGATAATCATTTAGTGCTTAATTTGGCCAAATTTATTGCAGCCGACTGCCCCAGCGTCTTTACTTGAACAGCTTCAGACAAGGGCATAACAAAGGAGACACTACAAGCGGCCACAGCGCACTCTGCTGGGCTAAAATGGGTACTGCAGTCTTATCCACTGCTCTTTATGTGCAAAGGACAGAAGCAACAGAGCCAAGCCTGATGCTCTGAAATAAGATAATGTTATGTGTTATTTTAAAGCCAACCAGAGTATAATCAGTTGTACATATGAAGTCACCACCTGTAAATGTTGAACATGTTAAAGAGGCATTGTTTCTGCAGTCAAGTACTAAtgcatttatttcttacttCTCATCTCATTGTAGTGATGAACAAGGGCCAGTGTGTGACCAAATACTACCGCTGGATCCAGAAGAATGGAGGCTATATCTGGATCCAGTCCAGTGCCACCATCGCCATTAATGCCAAGAATGCCAACGAGAAGAACATCATCTGGGTCAACTATGTGCTTAGGTAAACAGGGCTCTTTCAGTTAAGCATAATCCCAAATCGCTTTGACACTTATTTGTCAATGCCCATCAGAAAGGTAGAGGATTTCTCATTTGTGACTGCGAGACTGAAACAGCCAAATAGATAGATCTCTGTAAGCCTCCGTTTAATTTCCTCTCCCTCTGCGGGCCCGAGCAGAGCCTTAGCCTGAGATCATTAGAGAGGTGTGGGCTTTGGGGAGCACTGGATCAATCAGGATGTTTGAGATGTTCAGAAGCAGTGAGTGTAGTGGAGGCTATTTCATGTTCCTTTCAACAGGCTGCTGGAAACAGCTTTCTTTTAGCCTTGTGAATGACTTACCCATCTCatctatttctgtcttttttttgtgtggtcAGTAATCCAGAATACAAAGACACGCCCATGGACATCGCACAGCTTCCAAACCTGCCAGAGAAAGCCTCCGAGTCCTCAGAAACGTCTGACTCAGAGTCCGACTCTAAGGAGAACTCTGGTACAGTACCGTTGTTTCTAGTATGCTGTACTTGTCCAAatcatacaaatacatacaaatcTTACAACATGCAATAGAGTTGGGTACCttcaaattttaattaaaaattagcCTTTCCAAATTTTGCTGATAGCATGTCAGATACTGTTTTGGATAGTATTTTGGAAATTACTCATCTTCACATATGGAAATTTAAGAATAATATTTAAACAACCTGAAAATTTTTTGGCTAAATCAAAGGCATTATCAATATCAGCAATTTCACTAAATGTaagtaatattagtaataaccataaaaatagaaaatatcaCTGATAATAGTAATAACTGATACATAAATAAGGGACGAGTGCACAGGTGCTTGTATCCACGCAGCTGAAGCTGATTGACCAACTATGccttaatataattaaatacagAGTATAAAAACTCAAATACAACTTGAGTTTAAAGTACATCTAGTCTCAGATAAAAGCTTGAAGAGCCAGTGTGGGCCACAGTTTACACACTTACATGTTCACACATTTCCCACAATCCTCTCTGctgcactgaaaacacaaaatccTGCTAAACCTGGTTAAAATAGACAATTAGGCCTGGGCAGTCACTTGGAGATATTAATTATGCATCGCAGCAGAAGATTGAGTGTGATACCAGAGATGGTCTGGGGCAGTGAGATGATGAGACTGATTGACAGACTGGGGAGGCTGCCAGGGCACTATCCCCTGAAACCTCTGCATGGTCAGCCCTTTGCCAGCCTTGAGCACAAAGGTTACAGGCCATGCCAGCTGCAGCTGGACTACATTGtgctctcccttcctccctcccttcctttcTGTTCTACttcctctctatttctgtctctcttgttcACTGACTCAGTCTATTTCTCCCAacatctttctcttcttcctcatgTGACCAAAACACTGATAAGGCTGAGCACTTGATGCATTAAAAATACTCTTTTGGGGAATAATTAATATACATGTAACCGTGATGAAGGTTCTCATGTTTTCAAGAACTCAGCTGCTGGATAATAATTTACTTATTCATAAACTACAgtaggggcggcacggtggcgtggtgggtagcgctgtcgcctcacagcgaggagggcctgggttcgattccccggccgggcgaccagggtcctctctgtgtggagtttgcatgttctccccgtgtctgcgtgggtttcctccgggttctccggtttcctcccacagtccaaagacatgcagtcaggccaattggacatgctaaattgcccctaggtgtgagtgtgtgggtgactgtctgtgtctgtctgtctgccctgcgatggactggcgacccatccagagtgtatcctgccttccgcccgaagactgctgggataggctccagcacccccccgcgaccctgatggagatgcggcttagaaaatggatggatggatggataaactaCAGTATATTTCTGTAGATTCTATAACATAGGAATCAAGGAATGTGACCTAAAACAAAACCAGGCAGTTTGCACAACAGATGTATACAACTGCATAATCAGATTTTGCAATATACatttgattttctgcagttttgcCATTTCTTGACATTAAAACAAAGCACAGGGCAGCAGAGTGTCCTCTCTCAACAGGTGTAGCAAGGGCAAACTGAGTAGACATAATTCATAGTATAACTCGTTATGTCATTAAATATTCAACTGCATAACTgcatttcagtttttatatTATGATAACCATAAATTGTAGAATGTCATAAGTACAcaatatttatgtttaaaaactAGGTTGTTACtttactgtgactttaagacagacagaaaactaCTTTACAAGACAGTTAATTCTCTAGTGATCCTCTTCTATGATTGTGATGAACACCCCacttcctctcttctttcctccCAGAAGACAATGAGAACTCCAAGACAGATGGGAAGGGAAATCAGTCTTCAGAGCACAGTGAGGACCCAGAGTCGGACAGCAAGAAGCACGCAGGTCGGCCGTCAGAACAGGAGATGAGGCGGCAGGAAGAGGGTGACAGTTCCAGTAACCCCGAGAGCCAGGACAGCGAGGACAGCCTGGAGCCATCAGACTGCGAGCCTGAGCGCAAAGATGGGCGGCTGGCCCAACTAGGTGGCCTGCGCATCAAAGTGGAGCGATACGGTGATGGAGATGGGGCAGAGCTCCGGGACTCTCTCTCGTCCTCCTctgaagaggaagaggatgatgatgaggaagaggaggatgaagatgaGACTGGCATGAAAGATTGCAACAGTGGTGGGGAGCTGAGTGGCCCAGCAGTGAGCAAACACCAGagaaggaagaagaggaggaaaaagcAGCAAAAGTGGGAGGGCAGTCGCCAGCGGCTGCGGCTTTCACCCCCAGCTGCTGCCACACCGAGCCCCGGTAGCCTAGACCCTGCTTTGGGTGAGCAGCCCCCCTTGCTTCCACCACCCTCCCCCGCCACTGCTTCTGTGCTCAAGATCAAGACGGAGATGGCTGAACCCATCAACTTTGATAACGACAGCAGCATCTGGAACTACCCACCCAACCGCGAGATTTCCCGCAATGAGTCACCGTACAGCATGACCAAGCCCCCGGCCACCCATGAAACCTTCCCTTCCCCCCAACACACCGGCCTTCAGGTGGCCATCCCAGACTCAGTCCTCACACCACCCGGCACTGAGGGTGGAGCAGGCAGCCGGAAGCCTAACTTCACCAATAACAGTAACAgtagcagcaacaacaacagcaacagtgcCCCCAATTCAGCTTCCAGCTCAGCTTCTGCAAGCCTGGCTCCACCCCCTTCCAACTCTGCAACCACTgaccccctctctccccctctctcagcCTCACCACGGGACAAGCAGCAGGGCACGCCCACCTCACAGGGTTCCTTACTCTACAGCAGTGACCTGGAGGCCCTACAGCGGCTGCAGCAGGCAGGGAACATGGTGCTTCCTCTGGTGCACCGGGTCACGGCCACCAGCACAGCAGCTGCCCCACGTGTCTACACCACTGGCACCATCCGCTACGCACCAGCTGATGTTACACTGGCCATGCAGGGTAACCTGCTGCCCAATGCCCACGCCGCCGCAGCCGTCAACTTCGTGGACATCAACGGGCCCGGCTTCGGCATCGACCCCAAGACGCCCATGGAGATGCTGTACCACCATGTGCACCGGCTCAACATGTCCGGACCGTTCGGAGGTTCAGTTAGCGGGGCCGGACTCACACAGATGCCCGCCGCCAATGTCTTCACCACAGCCGAGGGACTCTTCTCCACTCTGCCCTTCCCTGTATACAGCAATGGCATCCACACCACGCAGACTCTGGAGCGCAAAGAGGACTGAATGCAAAACTCCAAGACCATATTACTGTGTTCAACTGTGTTTAAAAGGACTCTTTTAGAGGCATAAGACTGTGTTTCaagttggggggaaaaaatgaaatgttctaGCACTTTGAATTTCAAGCAATCGCGCTTGTGTAAttgaaacaaatgtttttttcttctgtcttctctctgtctttctttttcttctgcgtcctcttcttcctctttctctctcttttccctagTTGTCAATGACATCTTCTCTAAACAAACTAAACAGACTCGTCTCTATTTTGGAGAGCTCCTTTGAGCCACAGAGAACTCGCCATCCTGTGCTGTGTGGTTTCTCTGTGGTGAAACAAGGCATACTTTTGACTTCCTTATGTTACATCCTTACCAGGATGTCTTGGATATTTAAAGGCAATTCAAAAAGGAGATTGACATGAAAAGAAACTTCTTGTTTTTATCAATATCTTGATGTGATCAAGGTTGGCGCAGACAAAAGGATGTTACCCTGTTTGATGTAGTTGAAAGGGTTTTAGGGTTCTTTCTTAACGAGGGAATAGTATTTTAGAAATAATGCTTTTCTTCGTTTTTTATAGCTCAGATTTAACTTACAaatcatgcatttaaaaaaaagcaattttaGCCGGGTATTGACCTGTGAACAGAATGTTACTATAAACTCCCAGGACTTTGGAACAGGTCAGTGTGAGATTCCTCCagtttcttcatcttctttttgCAGTTCCATGGTGCTAACATCAACTAACCCTCACTCAGCTGGCTGATGTAGGTACTGTTCCAGAGCTCAGCATGAATGAAGGCTTGAGAGATTTTCTACTGAAAAGTTGAACCTCTAACAGACGAGTTTATTTTTCTTGCGTTCACCCCCCAGAGAGCGGAGAATGGTCTGGCAGTGACTCAATCTAATTGAGTCAGGAAAGAGATTTGGAGCAGGTTGATTCTGTTTGTACTTTTTAAGTGAATCACTTCTCTCAGTGTAACTGAGGCTAATTTTTGCGTTGTAAACTTGAAGATGAATGTGAAACTCTAACTCTTCCgtcagagtttttttttctttctttctccctcttaaCATTGGAAGCCTAGTACCTTTTCCTATCAGTCTCCCAAATCCAGTGTCCCTACATCCTTCATGAACTCTGGAAACCACATATCAAGGAGATTGTAATATGGACATGCATTTTCaatcaaaaatgtgttttgagaaATCACATTCctaatttttttccactgttgcCAAAAAAATTGTCACAGTTTGGTGTTAAAACACTGTGAATTGtcgcttgaaaaaaaaaagaaagaaaagtaataaaaagGAAGAAACTGTCACTTCATCCTTTGGCAGCCGTCCATCAAGTCATCTATTACCAAGCGTGATAACCGTAAACGTGTACAATGTGTAAGTGTCATTGGCTGTCAGTCTCCATAGCAATTtcagtgtgtgttactatatGCAGTATATGCCGAGCTGATGTAGCTGTTTCGTCCTTTGTCCTCTCTGTGCTAGTGTGGGCTTGGACGGGGGAACGCTagttctccctctcctccccccCTACAGTCTTAGTGAACCAGTGGAGGTTAGTGGATTTTGTGTGGTGGCCTTCCAATGTAGTGTCACCTTTTTGCTGCTTCCTTTTGTCTGTATTACTTTTCTGTTCCTGCTATTGCTTTGCTGTCGTGTAGTCTACagacctctctctttctctcagagaTAAAAGACTCTTAACTAGCTCAAAGGTTTAAGGAGCCATTTTTTGCCACTGAGGAATTCTGGGATTGCAGTTTCCAGCTCCAAACTGATGAGGATAAAAACTGAAGTAGCATTTAGACCTAACGTCTAAACTGGAACCTCAAAGGCCCAAGTTGTGAAACACTCCCAGAGTCCCTTGTGCTTCTCGTGTGCATTGGGTGTATTTCATTGGTTTCCACCAAACCTGTTGACTTCAAGGACCCTGCAACTCACAGGACAATAAAAAAAGATCATGGTAGTATTTCAGGACAATAAACAATTTTAAAGATTTCtaaagagatgaaaagaaaagaatttcGCActataaaatctatttttatagGTGTTTTGGAACTGCATGTTTACTAAGTTGATTGTTTGGTTTACTTGATTTTCTTCGGTCCAGCAGCTTTGTCAGCGTTCAGTGTTTTTTAGTCTGTCCAGCAAAGGAAAGGGGGAGCCTTTTGTCTTTTTACTGAATCGGGCTACTCCCGTACATCAGGAAACTCGTGTCTGTGGTTTCTGTGCAGATGTGTTGTTACTCTAACCCAGGTCATGAtatcaatgtttttaaaaacggTAGCGGGGCTTGCTGTTGGAGCAGTTGCAGGAGAGCTTGGTGTCACCACTGGAGGTCAGCGGGAAACTAGAGTTTAGCGTTTTCTACATTGCAGCGCAAAGCCGTGTTGGGGCGGGGGCAGCTCAAAAACAGACACTGTGGACCAGGAAATACACCCATATGTTACAAACTGAACAGCCGGGCGAGCTGTCTCAATGTTTCTGTGTTGTGTCAAAATGATTGCTGGTGATTTAATCTAAAACTAATCTCAGCTGCTGTCAGATaaatagtgtttaaaaattacaatatgaaaaatcacttcattacctgtgaaaactgtgtctgtgtttttaacTATTTCTTGTACAATTATACAGATTCTTTTATGAGGAACTTGGTGCCAAGTAGATGAATACGGGAGAAAGGGATTCTCTTAGTATCAAtgttaacagtgttataaattctaaatacaaacaaattaaaatattaaaaagagaaaactatggtacatttttattttatgtttgttttttgttttgtttttttccaaaaaaaggaaacataactAACTGAAGCTAACTGAGTGCCTGGCTTATTTTTTgagaaacatcttttttttttcatttaccatGAATAATGCTGCAATTCTGAAATGTACATACTTCATTTTACAACAGG is drawn from Pygocentrus nattereri isolate fPygNat1 chromosome 10, fPygNat1.pri, whole genome shotgun sequence and contains these coding sequences:
- the LOC108428651 gene encoding neuronal PAS domain-containing protein 3 isoform X2, with amino-acid sequence MIRIFPDFSVQVTAAAGGAAGGMPAASAVGRVPGATNGNPQNVQGLASYQQSDPYWERPANASSCSATRPKTLHLGGQQHTSSPWLQALRKEKSRDAARSRRGKENFEFYELAKMLPLPGAITSQLDKASIIRLTISYLKMRDFANQGDPPWNLRIEGPPPNTSVKAIGSQRRRSPNAVAAEIFEPHLGSHILQSLDGFVFALNKEGRFLYISETVSIYLGLSQVELTGSSVFDYVHPGDQVEMAEQLGMKLPPGRGLLSQGGGAEDGASSASSSSHSETPEPVESSSPSHLSPDNSLERSFFIRMKSTLTKRGVHIKSSGYKVIHITGRLRIRMALTHNRNVPNQIMGMVVVAHALPPPTLNEVRIDCQMFVTRVNMDLNIVYCENRISDYMDLTPVDIIGKRCYHFIHAEDVEGIRHSHLDLMNKGQCVTKYYRWIQKNGGYIWIQSSATIAINAKNANEKNIIWVNYVLSNPEYKDTPMDIAQLPNLPEKASESSETSDSESDSKENSDNENSKTDGKGNQSSEHSEDPESDSKKHAGRPSEQEMRRQEEGDSSSNPESQDSEDSLEPSDCEPERKDGRLAQLGGLRIKVERYGDGDGAELRDSLSSSSEEEEDDDEEEEDEDETGMKDCNSGGELSGPAVSKHQRRKKRRKKQQKWEGSRQRLRLSPPAAATPSPGSLDPALGEQPPLLPPPSPATASVLKIKTEMAEPINFDNDSSIWNYPPNREISRNESPYSMTKPPATHETFPSPQHTGLQVAIPDSVLTPPGTEGGAGSRKPNFTNNSNSSSNNNSNSAPNSASSSASASLAPPPSNSATTDPLSPPLSASPRDKQQGTPTSQGSLLYSSDLEALQRLQQAGNMVLPLVHRVTATSTAAAPRVYTTGTIRYAPADVTLAMQGNLLPNAHAAAAVNFVDINGPGFGIDPKTPMEMLYHHVHRLNMSGPFGGSVSGAGLTQMPAANVFTTAEGLFSTLPFPVYSNGIHTTQTLERKED
- the LOC108428651 gene encoding neuronal PAS domain-containing protein 3 isoform X1, giving the protein MIRIFPDFSVQVTAAAGGAAGGMPAASAVGRVPGATNGNPQNVQGLASYQQSDPYWERPANASSCSATRPKTLHLGGQQHTSSPWLQALRKEKSRDAARSRRGKENFEFYELAKMLPLPGAITSQLDKASIIRLTISYLKMRDFANQGDPPWNLRIEGPPPNTSVKAIGSQRRRSPNAVAAEIFEPHLGSHILQSLDGFVFALNKEGRFLYISETVSIYLGLSQVELTGSSVFDYVHPGDQVEMAEQLGMKLPPGRGLLSQGGGAEDGASSASSSSHSETPEPVESSSPSHLSPDNSLERSFFIRMKSTLTKRGVHIKSSGYKVIHITGRLRIRMALTHNRNVPNQIMGMVVVAHALPPPTLNEVRIDCQMFVTRVNMDLNIVYCENRISDYMDLTPVDIIGKRCYHFIHAEDVEGIRHSHLDLMNKGQCVTKYYRWIQKNGGYIWIQSSATIAINAKNANEKNIIWVNYVLSNPEYKDTPMDIAQLPNLPEKASESSETSDSESDSKENSEDNENSKTDGKGNQSSEHSEDPESDSKKHAGRPSEQEMRRQEEGDSSSNPESQDSEDSLEPSDCEPERKDGRLAQLGGLRIKVERYGDGDGAELRDSLSSSSEEEEDDDEEEEDEDETGMKDCNSGGELSGPAVSKHQRRKKRRKKQQKWEGSRQRLRLSPPAAATPSPGSLDPALGEQPPLLPPPSPATASVLKIKTEMAEPINFDNDSSIWNYPPNREISRNESPYSMTKPPATHETFPSPQHTGLQVAIPDSVLTPPGTEGGAGSRKPNFTNNSNSSSNNNSNSAPNSASSSASASLAPPPSNSATTDPLSPPLSASPRDKQQGTPTSQGSLLYSSDLEALQRLQQAGNMVLPLVHRVTATSTAAAPRVYTTGTIRYAPADVTLAMQGNLLPNAHAAAAVNFVDINGPGFGIDPKTPMEMLYHHVHRLNMSGPFGGSVSGAGLTQMPAANVFTTAEGLFSTLPFPVYSNGIHTTQTLERKED
- the LOC108428651 gene encoding neuronal PAS domain-containing protein 3 isoform X3, translated to MAPTKPSVQQDPSRRERDPYWERPANASSCSATRPKTLHLGGQQHTSSPWLQALRKEKSRDAARSRRGKENFEFYELAKMLPLPGAITSQLDKASIIRLTISYLKMRDFANQGDPPWNLRIEGPPPNTSVKAIGSQRRRSPNAVAAEIFEPHLGSHILQSLDGFVFALNKEGRFLYISETVSIYLGLSQVELTGSSVFDYVHPGDQVEMAEQLGMKLPPGRGLLSQGGGAEDGASSASSSSHSETPEPVESSSPSHLSPDNSLERSFFIRMKSTLTKRGVHIKSSGYKVIHITGRLRIRMALTHNRNVPNQIMGMVVVAHALPPPTLNEVRIDCQMFVTRVNMDLNIVYCENRISDYMDLTPVDIIGKRCYHFIHAEDVEGIRHSHLDLMNKGQCVTKYYRWIQKNGGYIWIQSSATIAINAKNANEKNIIWVNYVLSNPEYKDTPMDIAQLPNLPEKASESSETSDSESDSKENSEDNENSKTDGKGNQSSEHSEDPESDSKKHAGRPSEQEMRRQEEGDSSSNPESQDSEDSLEPSDCEPERKDGRLAQLGGLRIKVERYGDGDGAELRDSLSSSSEEEEDDDEEEEDEDETGMKDCNSGGELSGPAVSKHQRRKKRRKKQQKWEGSRQRLRLSPPAAATPSPGSLDPALGEQPPLLPPPSPATASVLKIKTEMAEPINFDNDSSIWNYPPNREISRNESPYSMTKPPATHETFPSPQHTGLQVAIPDSVLTPPGTEGGAGSRKPNFTNNSNSSSNNNSNSAPNSASSSASASLAPPPSNSATTDPLSPPLSASPRDKQQGTPTSQGSLLYSSDLEALQRLQQAGNMVLPLVHRVTATSTAAAPRVYTTGTIRYAPADVTLAMQGNLLPNAHAAAAVNFVDINGPGFGIDPKTPMEMLYHHVHRLNMSGPFGGSVSGAGLTQMPAANVFTTAEGLFSTLPFPVYSNGIHTTQTLERKED
- the LOC108428651 gene encoding neuronal PAS domain-containing protein 3 isoform X4 encodes the protein MAPTKPSVQQDPSRRERLQALRKEKSRDAARSRRGKENFEFYELAKMLPLPGAITSQLDKASIIRLTISYLKMRDFANQGDPPWNLRIEGPPPNTSVKAIGSQRRRSPNAVAAEIFEPHLGSHILQSLDGFVFALNKEGRFLYISETVSIYLGLSQVELTGSSVFDYVHPGDQVEMAEQLGMKLPPGRGLLSQGGGAEDGASSASSSSHSETPEPVESSSPSHLSPDNSLERSFFIRMKSTLTKRGVHIKSSGYKVIHITGRLRIRMALTHNRNVPNQIMGMVVVAHALPPPTLNEVRIDCQMFVTRVNMDLNIVYCENRISDYMDLTPVDIIGKRCYHFIHAEDVEGIRHSHLDLMNKGQCVTKYYRWIQKNGGYIWIQSSATIAINAKNANEKNIIWVNYVLSNPEYKDTPMDIAQLPNLPEKASESSETSDSESDSKENSEDNENSKTDGKGNQSSEHSEDPESDSKKHAGRPSEQEMRRQEEGDSSSNPESQDSEDSLEPSDCEPERKDGRLAQLGGLRIKVERYGDGDGAELRDSLSSSSEEEEDDDEEEEDEDETGMKDCNSGGELSGPAVSKHQRRKKRRKKQQKWEGSRQRLRLSPPAAATPSPGSLDPALGEQPPLLPPPSPATASVLKIKTEMAEPINFDNDSSIWNYPPNREISRNESPYSMTKPPATHETFPSPQHTGLQVAIPDSVLTPPGTEGGAGSRKPNFTNNSNSSSNNNSNSAPNSASSSASASLAPPPSNSATTDPLSPPLSASPRDKQQGTPTSQGSLLYSSDLEALQRLQQAGNMVLPLVHRVTATSTAAAPRVYTTGTIRYAPADVTLAMQGNLLPNAHAAAAVNFVDINGPGFGIDPKTPMEMLYHHVHRLNMSGPFGGSVSGAGLTQMPAANVFTTAEGLFSTLPFPVYSNGIHTTQTLERKED